ATAAAAGCGGCAACTAAGGTCAAAAGGGGAAGGGACTTGTCTAAGGATACACAGGCCACACAGTGATCAAGATGGTTGAAGTACAGATGGCtgacctttcttcctttttaagatttTAGTGCTTAATCATAAAATAACAGCTGACACTCAATGAGCACTTATTTTATATGCCAGACTCTATTCTCagtgactcatttaatcctcacaatttcATGGAGGTAGACATGATTATTATgcccgttttacagatggagaaaccgaGGCACTGCCTAAGAGTCCATGCTGTTAGCCATTGCCCTATAAGCCTATTTCTATATGGATCATCTCTAGATGGATACACAAGGAACTGCTCACAGGGataggggctggggggtgggggcaggaggggatgttgacataataaatatataaattctataatttttaaaggtgataAGGACTGTGGGGGGAAACTGAGCAGAGATATGACGGAattgggagggatgggggaggagaggagtttGTAATTTTAAGTAGAGTGATCAGAGGTGGTCTAATTGAGAGGGTGGcatttgaacagagacctgaaggaggtgggggagtTAGGCTTGTGGATCTCTTGGGGAAGAACCTCCCAGGCAGAGGGGTCAGCCACTGCTGAAGCCAAAACAGTGCCTAGTATGTTGGCAAAATAGCCAGGAATCCAGCATGTCTGGAGGAGCAGTGAGTGAgggggagaagagggggaggcGAGGGCAAAGAATGACTGGGACCACTGCATCCCGTGGGGCCTCGTGGGCCATGGTGAGGAGTTTGGTTTTTACTCCTCCGGAGATGGGAACCATGGGAGAACTCAGAGCAGAAGAGGGACTTAGGTGTTTGAAGGGGAAGAGGGGGTTAACAGTTCTATGGAAACATAATTCactaccataaaattcacccatatAAAATACAGAGCTCAatggcttttgtttctttattttcctttccttgcgGTGAGAGCCTTTAAGATcgactcttagcaactttcaaatgttcAATACAGGATtatcaactacagtcaccatgttgtacattacatcccatgacatttatttcataactggCAATTTGCTTTTGatctccttcacccattttgcccatcccccccacccctctgACAACTATCAGTCTGTTGTCTGTACCTATgaacttgtttttgtttatttatttactttgctgAAGGACTGtactttatttaattatttttaattttagtttttattgaagtatagttgatttacaatgttgtgcctgtttttgtttttagattccatatataagtgagaccatgtgatatttgtctttctctgtctgacttatgtcacttgttgtccatccatgttgtcgcaaatgacatgatttccttcttttttatgcctgaataatattgcattatattcaaattttctttattcaggCACCCATCGATGAACGCTTAGGTCGCTTCTatagtcttggctattgtaagaaATGCTGcgatgaacacaggggtgcatatatcctttcaaattagtgttttcattttcttcagataaatactcagaagtggaattgctggatcatacggtagttctatttttaattctttgaggaaactccatactgatttccacagtggctgcaccaatttacattcttaacaatagtgcacgagggttcctttttctccgcATCCTCGAAAACATTTGTTAtggcttgtctttttgatgatggccattctgataggggtgaggtgatgtctcattgtggctttgatttgcatttccctggtgattcgTGAGGTTGagaaccttttcatgtacctgttggccatctgtctgtcttctttggaaaaatgtctattcagatcctctgcccattttaaaatcagattttttttttttttactattgagttgtatgagttctttatgtattttggatattaatcccttatcctgtgcatggtttgcaaatattttctccctttctgtaggttgccctttcattttgttgacgatttcctttgctgtgcagaagcttttaatttgatggagtcccacttgtttatttttgcttttgttgcctttgcttttagtgtcagatccaaaaaatcatctCCAAGACTGatatcaaggagcttactgcctatgttttcttctaggacttttgtggtttcaggtcttagtttcaagtatttaatccatttgagttactttttgtgtattcttctacatgtagctgttcagttttcagaacaccatttattgaagagactatcttttctctattgtatattcttgactcctttgctGTAAATTAATTGCCCATGTacgcatgggtttatttctgggctttctattctggtctgttgatctatgtgtctgtttttgtaccagtaccattttttttttaaatttttattggcgtatagttgctttacaatgttgtgttagtttctactgtacagcaaagtgaagcagctaatacatatacatatatcccctcttttttggatttccttcccacttaggtcaccacagagcatcgagtagagttccctgtgctacacagtaggttctcattagttatctattttatacatggtatcaatagtgtatatatgtcaatcccaatctcccaattcatcccatccccccttttcccccttggtgtccatacatttgttctctacgtctgtgtctctatttctcctttgtaaataagatcgtctataccaattttttttcagattccacatatacgcgttaatatacggtgtttgtttttctctttctgacttacttcactgtgtatgacagtctctaggtccatccatgtctctacaaatgacccaatttcgttcctttttatggctgagtaatattccattgtatatatgtaccacatcttctttatccatggctctgttgatgaacatttaggttgtttccgtgtcctggctattgtaaatagtgctgcaatgaacattgggcacatgagtctttttgaattatggttttctctgggtatatgcccagtagtgggattgctgggtccatattgttttaattactatacctttgtaatatagtttgaaactaGGGtacatgatgcctccagctttgtatttctttctcaagattgctttggctattcagggtcttttgtgatttcatacacattttagaattgtttgttctatttctgtgaaaaatgccattggaaatttgatagagattgcattgaatctgtagattgctttgggtagtatggacattttaacaattcttccaatccatgaacacgggatgtctttccatttatttatgtcttcttcaatgtcttttatcaatgtcttatcAGTGGCTTTTATTCTAGTCACAGAGTTGTGCTGTGACTATACTATCACCacagtaaatttcagaaaatttccaTCATCCCAGGTGGAAACTCTGCACCCCTTACTTGTCATCCTCcagtctccccagcccctggcaaccactaatctacttttgtCTCTGTGGAGTTGCCTTTTCTGGGCATATAAACGGAATCCTGCAATATGCGGTCTTTTGTAACTGCgtctttcacttagcctaatgttttcaaagttcatgcatgttgtagcatgtgtcagtacttcatttctttttattgtcaaatgATAGTCCACtgtttggatgtaccacatttagtttagccattcatcagttgatggatatttgggttgtttccactttggggctattgtgaataatgctgctatgaacattcatgtacaagtttgtgtgtgaacatatgctttcatttctcttaggtagctacctaagaatggaattgctgggtcatctggtaacTCTGTAATCTttggaggaactgccagactgttttctaaaatggcagcatcattttacattcccaccagcaatgtatgaggctTCCAGTTTCGCCATTCTCACTAACCCTTGCTATTATTATCTGGGGACTTTGTTAGAGTccctctggctgctctgtgaGGAACAGGCTGAGGGAGACAGAGTTAGAAGCTGGAAACCCAGTGAGCAGCGACTATAATAGTCCAAGCTGGAGGGCATGGTGCCTGGACCAGAGTGGGGGCAGCAGAGGAGGTGAGAAGTGACTGGATTGTGGACagactttgaagatggagttaATTGGATCTGTTGCTAGATCAGTTGTGGGTTGTGAGAAGAGGAGGGGAGTCAAGATTGACCCCAAAGATTTACTATCACCTGAGATGGGTAAGACTGTGGTAGGAGTTTGGCGGGTGGAATTAGGAGCTCAGTTTTGGACCACTGAATTTGAGATACTCTAGACATCCGGGTGACAGTGTTCAATAGGGATTGGGTATTCGATACTAGAATTAGTGTTGGCGTTCACTGcacgtttctttcttttcttttcttttcttttaaacatattttttgggCAGTGCCAGGCGGcgtgcgggatcctagttccccgaccagggatcgaacccgtgccccttgcgtTGGAAGCGCTGGGTCTTAagcactggacggccagggaagtcccactgcatgtttctttaataattaaagtcaGAACTGAATCTGAATCCAgggtctcagtttctccctccAGAAAATGGGGCCAGTAATACCATTGTCATGAGGCTGGGAAATTCCTGTGCAACACAGGGCACGATTGCACATCTGGAAACTAAGGTTATGCGTAGGGTGGAAAGGTCCGCAACTGGGAAGAGAAATGGAGGTTACGCTCCATTCAGTCAGTGTCCCCCTGTCcgtctcccccgcccccaggctctggctgccgtcggagagaggcagaggagactGGGTTGTCACCCTGTCTTTCCCCGCTCTAAGCTGCGTTTCCTCCTCGGGGGCTGCCCGGGCCAAAACTGCTGATGGAAACCAGCTGCGGAAGGCGCCGAGGTTCGGCGTACGCCCAGGCCCCTCCCCGGCGCCGGCCGACCCCGCTAAGGGAGGGGGACGGGGGCGCCCTAACTCCCCTCCGCTCTTCCGCAGCCGGGCCCGGGGCCCTGGCACGTCCGGCGCGCCTGATGCTTTCCAGATGTGAGCCtggttcccctcccccacctggccCCGTTGCTCCCGcggggtaggagggaggggagcTAGAGTCCGATACCCGCCTATCAAATCGCTAGCAGGGACCCCGGCCCGTATCCCCTCCCGGCAGGTCTCGTTTCCCTGTTCAAGCGGTAAAAACCGAATTGGGATGGGCTGAGCGCAGTAGAGACGAggctctcccccacctccacctcttcCCCGGGCTctgcctcagcccctccctcGGCCCACTCGGGCGACACGCAGCCCCCAGGCCACGCCCCCTCCGGCCCGTCCCCCGAACACTCCCCTTATAAACCCCGCCCCGAACCACCACGCCCCTTTGGCTGCCCGGAGGTCGGGCCCCGAGGTCAGGTCCCTCGGACGCGCCTCCGCCTTCAGGTCCCCTGCGGAGGGCGCGGTCTGAGTTGTCTGTCTCTCTACCCCGCTCTGTTTTGCGTCTCTGGgtgtctgtgtttctgtctctgtaCTTTTCCGTGTGTCTCTCCTGTACCCCGTACGTCtgtctctatgtctgtctctctctgcaaccctctgcctgtctctgtctctcttagtCGCTAGGTCTCTATCTCTCCAAATTTCCGTCCCTGTCCctatctctctctgcctctgtctctccctgcgtctctgtctccctctctgaaTTTCTGTGTCCCAGGCCATCTTCAATGGTCTCCCTCTGGCTCCCTGCACCTTTCTGCGTCTCTCTCCCACGTCTGCATGCCTAGCGGGACAGCGGGGCGCCCGGCCCTCCGGGTTTCCACGGCCTCCTGCGGCGTGGGCGCCGGCAGGGTGGGCAGCTCGGCGGGCCGCGGGCGCCCCCGTGTGGCCCGCGGGGGGCTGTAAGGAGAGGCCAGCAGGCTGAGTGTGCGCGCCTGGTGCAGAACACTGCGGCCGCCCGTGGGGGACACCGGGAGGTAGCGTGTGACGCCAAGAGACTCACGGTGTGAGTGCGCACCCCTTGAGATCGCGCGCGACGCCAGAGgttgtgtgtggctgtgtgaccttgggagatTTTCTGTGACAACCAGAAACAGGGTGTGACTGTGTGAAATCGTGTTACACCCAGACGTTGTGTGTGACAGTGTATGTGCGGTGACCGAGATGACCTATAGGTGACGGCGTGTGACACCGTGAGGTTGGGTGTCCCTGAGACACTATTTGGGGGATGTTTGTGACATCGAGAAACCATATGTGAGCAAGAGACCAGGTGTGACAGTGTGCAGCGTGGTGAGGACAGGAGAGTCGTGTGTGTCACACGGGCAGATGATGTGTGAGAGAGGGCGAGAGTGAATGCGTGTGACCCACCAAGCAATGATGCGGGAAGTAGTGTGCGGGGCCCCGGGGGCGGGGCAGCTGGGTGTGAGAGAGTGACCACGCGAGTGTGAGACAGGATGTGTCAGCCACACGGATGCCGTATGAGAAGCTGGGTGGGACTGTGTGTAACACAGATCGTGTGGGACGCTGAGACTGGCCCAGTGTCATGACAGTGCCTTAGAGAGTGTGCAACCGTCCTGGGCACTCCGACGGGTGTACGAGAGAAACCTCGTGTGTGTAAGTGTACGTGTGTGACACCAGGAGATTGCGGTGTGAGGGCGACAGCTGTGTGTGACACGTTGTGTAAGGCTCGGCATGACATCTTGAGAGCCTGTGTGCGATCCTGTGCGGAGCTGCGTGTGTATACTTGACACTCTTGAGTTGTGTAAGATGTCACCGGTGAGGACGGGCCAGGCTCGGAGAGACTGTGAGGGGCTGTGTGACTGTGGCGCTCTGGGAGGTTGTGTGCTGAGCACAGCTGGTTCAGGAGACTGTGTGTGCAGCGCCGTGTGGCGCAGCGAGATATTGTGCATATCTGCCAGGGACCGTGAGTGTGAGTCGGCTTGCTGAGAGGGGTCGTCTGGGATGGGGTGACACTGAGGTGGGGGATGTGACAGGGTGGCAGAGCATATGTAATGGAGTGAGAGGCTGTGTGGGACCCACAGGAGAGATTTGTGTGACTGTGGAATAAATGCAGCAGAGCATGGGCGCATCTTGAGAGACTGTCTTtacctgtgagtgtgtgtgtgtgtgtgtgtgtgtgtgtgtgtgtgtgtgtgagagagagagagagagacagagacagagattgagaGGGGAGACTGCGAGAGacatagagggagagagagaggcacagaaacacaaagacaaAGAGGGGGACGGACAGACATAACAAGAGGACCCAGAGAGACAGAGGCGAGGCAGCGAGGGCGAAGGGGATGGTGATGGCAGGAGGAGGCGGGTCCTCAGGGACTGTGCCCCaggagagggggcggggcggggctcaGGGGGGGACCCAGACGCTGCTTCCCAGCCTCTGCCACCCGCCCGCCATCCCAGCCCTGAGCAGCAACAGGTAGGAGGCTCCGGTCTTGGCCCCGACAGCTAGTTCCTCTGCCTGGGAATGAATGGATgcgtgagtgaatgaatgactttATCCTTCTGCCTCTCCATCGGCCcgtctctccctctgtccctccaTGTGCCCCTCTCTGTCCCCCTTCGTCACTCCAtctctcctcctgcccttccacttccttctctctgtccccctggcccttctctcctctgtccctccctttATCTCCGCTGTCCCTCTCTCTACCGCTCCACTTgtccctctctgtcctctcccACTCCATCACTCCATCCCAACCCTTCCATCTCCCCTTCTCTGTCCTCCGTCTGTCCCTTCGTCCCCTCTGTGCTTCCCTCCCCCTGTAtcactctgtccctttctttACCCCTCCATctatctgtctccctctctcGCTGCTCCCTCCATCACTCCgtccctccccatctctccatcTTTCTAGCCCTCCTCAGGCTCTTTATTCCCCGGTgcctcagtctctgcctctgtcattttGTCTCTTCCTCCGCCCCTCTCCCAGTCATGGATGGGTTGCCCCCCCTCTCCAGTCCTCTCTCCGGCTGCTAATGAGCAAGACGAGCCTTTGAGGTGGccggagctggggtggggggggctccCCGAGGGGGGCGGAGGGGGCAGCTGCTGCGAAGGCCCTAATGAGGCCCCCTCTGGGCCCCTCCCGCCGTGATCTTaattcctccttctccctggagCCGCCGCTAATTGGCCTGGGGAGGGCCCCCTCCTGGTTCGTGCTCTATCCCCGGGAGGCGAAGACACCTGGATCCCTGGATCCTGATCCAACACCTGTGGCCCTGtccttctgtccctccctccacccGCCTCTCAGCCTCCCGTCTGTGCTTCCCTCCcggcttccctctcctctctgtgttCCCCCCTCCACCTGACTCTAGGTACCCCATCCGTGCACCCCTCCACCGCTCCACttgcccctctcctctctgttcctctgtCCCTCTTTCGGCCGGCTTCTTGGTCCCCCATCTGCGTAGATCTTCatctctccccttttcttctgttttcctgtcccttcctccaccttcctctGGGCACCCCTTTCGTGCGCCCTTCCACGCACGCCCCTGTTACTGGGTCCCATCACCACCGCCATCCCTATCTGGGGACCCAGCTTTGCCCTAGCCTGGCCCTCCGCCCCGACTCCCGCCGGCTTTTAACCCTGTCCCCGCCGCAGCCATGTCCAACAACATGGCCAAGATAGCGGAGGCCCGGAAGACGGTGGAACAGCTGAAGCTGGAGGTGAACATCGACCGTATGAAGGTGCTGGgtcggggtggggaggaaggcgggGGCTCCGGGGCTGGGGTTTGGACCGGTCAGTGTTGGGAGAGGGGCCGGGAGCCGTGGAGAGATCCCCTTCGGAACCGGACAGAACCCGGGGAGGGGGCCTAGGCAAGGGGGCGGAGCCCGATAAGGGGCGTGGCCAGAGCTAAGGCGGGGCCCAAGGGCGGGCCCGGGTAATGGGAGCGGTCCGGGCAAGGGGGCGGGGTCTGATAAGGGGCGGGCCTGACCCGAGGAGGGGCCCGGGCaaagggcggggcggggcgtgaACCTCTCCACCCGGGTCCCCGCAGGTGTCACAGGCGGCGGCCGAGCTCCTGGCCTTCTGCGAGACTCACGCCAAAGACGACCCGTTGGTGACGCCGGTACCCGCCGCAGAGAACCCCTT
The Physeter macrocephalus isolate SW-GA unplaced genomic scaffold, ASM283717v5 random_236, whole genome shotgun sequence DNA segment above includes these coding regions:
- the GNG8 gene encoding guanine nucleotide-binding protein G(I)/G(S)/G(O) subunit gamma-8 encodes the protein MSNNMAKIAEARKTVEQLKLEVNIDRMKVSQAAAELLAFCETHAKDDPLVTPVPAAENPFRDKRLFCVLL